A window of the Methanocella sp. genome harbors these coding sequences:
- the argB gene encoding acetylglutamate kinase, protein MDPSESFGEMLPWLKKYRDAVIVIKVGGHAMVDPAARSSMIKDIVTLKYLGARPIIVHGGGPEIDAMMKRMGKTPKFVSGLRVTDEETLEIVRMVLVGNVSSDIVSLISKYGGNGVGIIGSDGDLIVARRKAPEKAVVDGKETEVDYGWVGETVRINPQILSILLDNEYIPVISPIGYDEDGNCLNLNADTAAGDIAAAIKARSLVSLTDVDGVLMDPANKDTLISQLNIAQCYDLIEKGVISKGMIPKVLSTISVVKSGIQSVHIINGNIPHALLQELLTDKGIGTCITKE, encoded by the coding sequence ATGGACCCGTCAGAATCGTTTGGTGAGATGCTACCCTGGCTAAAAAAGTACCGGGATGCGGTGATAGTCATTAAAGTTGGCGGGCATGCCATGGTGGACCCGGCCGCGAGAAGCAGCATGATCAAGGATATCGTGACGCTCAAGTACCTCGGCGCACGCCCCATCATCGTCCACGGCGGCGGCCCCGAGATCGACGCCATGATGAAGCGCATGGGTAAGACGCCGAAGTTCGTCTCCGGCCTGCGCGTAACGGACGAGGAAACGCTGGAGATCGTGCGCATGGTTCTCGTTGGCAACGTGAGCTCCGATATCGTCTCGCTCATTTCCAAGTACGGCGGCAACGGAGTCGGCATCATCGGCAGCGACGGCGACCTCATCGTCGCCAGGAGAAAGGCCCCCGAGAAGGCCGTTGTCGACGGGAAGGAGACCGAAGTGGACTATGGCTGGGTCGGAGAGACGGTGCGCATCAACCCGCAGATACTCAGCATACTCCTGGATAACGAGTACATACCGGTCATTTCGCCCATCGGATACGACGAGGATGGCAACTGCCTGAATTTGAACGCCGACACGGCGGCCGGCGACATCGCCGCGGCCATTAAAGCCCGGAGCCTGGTCTCGCTGACGGACGTGGACGGCGTCCTGATGGACCCCGCGAACAAGGATACACTGATATCGCAGCTAAACATCGCCCAGTGCTACGACCTCATCGAAAAGGGCGTCATCTCAAAAGGCATGATACCGAAGGTCCTGTCGACCATCTCTGTCGTTAAGAGTGGCATCCAGAGTGTCCATATCATCAACGGCAATATCCCACACGCCTTGCTGCAGGAGCTGCTGACCGACAAAGGCATAGGCACATGCATTACGAAGGAGTAG
- a CDS encoding PEP/pyruvate-binding domain-containing protein, which yields MTDPNATVETVGGKGASLARLAMAGLPVPNGFHISTEAYRRFMTDGGLQMQILAALSTVVPDQPATLEVASRQVGELFARGTIPEDVAGAIRQAYSRLGDGDIVVAVRSSATVEDMPGASFAGQLETFLNLRGEVQVLEGVKRCWASLWTPRALGYMARNGIDFSKVSVAVVVQELVPAAAAGVMFTINPLTGARNQVVINAAWGLGEAVVGGRVTPDTIIVDKVFGKVVEQQISSKVAMTVRTSSGTHEEPVPAVRRDRAVLSPGQAVKLAGIGVRVEELYGGPMDIEWALDRGRFFLVQARPITALRGHNPIEGEWNDSLAGDYLWTRTNYGEAVPDVMTPCTWSFVQILMSDAELSIGPYLVYGNIGGRLYRNLSIEASFAAAFGINPKRIQSMTEDAFGRLPAGLDIPIFRVPRLRLIRMALPVIIGDLLRMRANQKKLPEYLRTMPERCERLRSRIQATSRPEELAALWHTDVLPLFHEAGQMIEAAAGQGGGAIVATPHRLQTLLGQDDANILLTGSSLETGPLASLGPLLSLTRLARGEIDRATYVRQYGYRGPHEAEVSVPRPAEDPQWIDLQLAGLGQAPADATALLARQEAARGAARERLHERYPGKEKSIIRQIDRWVSIARDREAARSEAIRGFWVLRAFVLRAGEITGLGDDMFFLSIDEILSVLKGDRISLAHVKARRASYERYHALPPYPPLIRGHFDPFRWAADPGRPGESYDASGSSTPREAAIKGFPGAAGVVEGRARLVASFEDGDQLQAGEILVTTLTNVGWTPLFPRAAAIVTDVGAPLSHAAIVARELGIPAVVGCGTATRRIKTGDRIRVDGEKGLVELISTNDTAKPLIGNEIKSLK from the coding sequence TTGACGGATCCGAACGCCACGGTGGAGACTGTCGGCGGCAAGGGTGCCAGCCTCGCCAGGCTTGCGATGGCTGGCCTGCCTGTGCCCAATGGATTTCATATTAGCACTGAGGCGTATCGCCGGTTTATGACCGATGGCGGCCTGCAAATGCAGATTCTTGCCGCCCTTTCTACCGTCGTTCCGGATCAGCCGGCAACGCTGGAAGTGGCATCCAGACAGGTGGGGGAGCTTTTTGCCCGCGGCACTATTCCCGAGGATGTCGCCGGGGCGATCCGGCAGGCGTATTCAAGGCTCGGCGATGGGGATATCGTGGTTGCAGTGCGCTCTTCAGCCACAGTCGAGGACATGCCCGGGGCCTCTTTTGCCGGCCAATTAGAAACATTTCTCAACCTGCGCGGAGAAGTGCAGGTACTGGAAGGCGTAAAGCGGTGCTGGGCGTCCTTGTGGACGCCGCGGGCGCTCGGCTACATGGCCCGGAACGGCATCGACTTCTCAAAGGTAAGCGTGGCCGTCGTCGTCCAGGAGCTCGTGCCCGCGGCAGCGGCCGGCGTCATGTTCACGATAAACCCGCTGACCGGAGCACGCAACCAGGTGGTTATCAACGCGGCATGGGGATTGGGTGAAGCGGTCGTCGGCGGCCGGGTCACGCCCGATACGATCATCGTGGATAAGGTCTTTGGAAAGGTCGTTGAACAGCAGATCAGCAGCAAAGTTGCGATGACGGTGCGCACCTCGTCCGGCACACACGAGGAACCCGTACCTGCGGTCCGGCGAGACCGTGCGGTGCTCAGCCCCGGGCAAGCTGTCAAGCTTGCCGGTATCGGCGTGCGGGTCGAAGAGCTCTACGGGGGCCCGATGGATATCGAATGGGCCCTCGACCGGGGCCGGTTTTTCCTCGTGCAGGCCCGCCCGATCACCGCCCTGCGCGGCCACAACCCGATCGAAGGCGAGTGGAACGACAGCCTGGCCGGCGATTACCTCTGGACGCGGACGAACTACGGCGAGGCCGTGCCCGACGTGATGACGCCCTGTACCTGGTCGTTCGTCCAGATCCTGATGTCCGATGCGGAGCTTTCCATCGGCCCGTACCTCGTCTACGGCAACATCGGCGGACGGCTCTACAGGAACCTGAGCATCGAGGCGTCGTTCGCCGCAGCCTTCGGGATAAACCCTAAGCGCATTCAGAGTATGACCGAAGACGCCTTCGGGCGGCTCCCGGCCGGCCTGGACATACCGATCTTCCGCGTTCCGCGCTTACGTTTGATCCGCATGGCGTTGCCCGTCATTATCGGAGATTTGCTCCGAATGCGGGCCAACCAGAAGAAGCTCCCGGAATATCTTCGGACGATGCCGGAGCGTTGCGAGAGATTGCGGTCCCGGATCCAGGCCACTTCCCGCCCGGAAGAACTGGCCGCCCTGTGGCACACGGACGTATTACCACTGTTCCACGAAGCCGGTCAGATGATCGAGGCTGCGGCTGGCCAGGGGGGAGGCGCGATCGTTGCGACACCTCATCGCCTTCAGACATTATTGGGTCAGGATGACGCGAATATCTTACTCACGGGATCAAGCCTGGAAACGGGCCCATTGGCCAGCCTGGGGCCATTGTTAAGCTTGACCCGGCTGGCCCGGGGCGAGATCGATCGCGCGACCTACGTGCGGCAATACGGTTACCGGGGCCCGCACGAGGCGGAGGTATCCGTTCCCCGGCCTGCGGAGGATCCGCAATGGATCGATCTCCAGCTCGCCGGACTGGGCCAGGCGCCGGCCGATGCGACAGCGCTGCTCGCCCGCCAGGAGGCGGCCCGCGGGGCGGCGCGGGAAAGATTGCACGAGCGATACCCGGGGAAAGAAAAATCGATCATCCGGCAGATCGACCGCTGGGTATCGATCGCCCGTGACCGGGAGGCCGCCCGTTCCGAGGCCATCCGGGGGTTCTGGGTGCTGCGCGCCTTCGTCCTGCGCGCGGGCGAGATCACGGGCCTGGGCGACGATATGTTCTTCCTGTCCATCGACGAGATACTGTCCGTCCTCAAAGGCGATCGGATATCCCTCGCGCACGTAAAGGCTCGCCGGGCCTCATACGAACGATACCACGCCTTGCCGCCTTATCCCCCGCTAATCCGAGGGCACTTCGACCCGTTCCGGTGGGCCGCCGATCCCGGGCGACCGGGCGAGTCATACGACGCTTCCGGCAGCAGCACACCGCGGGAAGCCGCCATTAAAGGCTTCCCCGGGGCCGCCGGCGTCGTCGAGGGCCGGGCCCGGCTCGTCGCCAGCTTCGAGGATGGCGACCAATTACAGGCCGGCGAGATCCTCGTCACGACCCTGACGAACGTCGGGTGGACCCCGCTATTCCCCCGGGCGGCAGCCATCGTGACCGACGTCGGCGCGCCTCTTTCGCACGCCGCCATCGTCGCCCGCGAACTGGGCATTCCGGCGGTCGTCGGTTGTGGCACTGCGACGCGACGTATCAAGACGGGCGACCGGATACGCGTGGACGGCGAGAAAGGGCTTGTGGAGCTAATCTCGACCAATGATACCGCCAAGCCGCTCATTGGCAATGAGATAAAGTCGTTGAAGTAA
- a CDS encoding NAD(P)/FAD-dependent oxidoreductase, with protein sequence MAEETIYDVAIIGAGPAGLTAGLYCGRANLSTIVFGDPFDSQLAKAGDVENYPGFDSIHGIVLAEKFSKGLEKYKITTVINYVGRISRRDDRFVLSTDVGEFQAKSVIVSTGSKHRELNIPGEKDYLYRGVSYCAVCDGSFYKGKTVAMIGYGDQAASAAIYLAGLAKHVTVLTSKPDVESPIYSEQLKSLGNVEVIGGAKVLAIEGNEFAERIRFKENGGEEMSLRIDGIFIEGGVPNSVLANDLGLDLDKKGNIAVDRPDMTTKVEGVFAAGDVTGGLHQISKAVGEGACAAVSAAIFIKRKFKGKPR encoded by the coding sequence GTGGCTGAAGAGACGATTTACGACGTTGCGATCATCGGGGCCGGGCCCGCGGGCCTGACGGCGGGGCTGTACTGCGGCAGGGCGAACCTATCGACCATTGTGTTCGGCGACCCCTTCGATTCCCAGCTCGCCAAGGCAGGCGACGTGGAGAACTATCCGGGATTCGATTCCATTCACGGCATCGTGCTGGCCGAAAAGTTCAGCAAAGGGCTTGAGAAGTATAAGATCACGACCGTTATAAACTACGTTGGCCGTATCTCTCGTAGAGATGATCGTTTTGTATTGTCAACGGACGTGGGAGAGTTCCAGGCTAAGTCCGTCATCGTATCGACCGGCTCGAAACACCGGGAGCTGAACATACCTGGCGAAAAGGATTACCTTTATCGCGGCGTTTCCTATTGTGCCGTCTGCGACGGCTCGTTCTATAAAGGTAAGACCGTGGCCATGATCGGCTATGGAGACCAGGCGGCGAGCGCGGCAATATATCTCGCCGGCCTGGCGAAGCACGTTACGGTGCTTACCAGCAAGCCCGACGTGGAATCGCCCATCTACTCCGAGCAGTTAAAGTCTTTAGGCAACGTCGAAGTCATCGGCGGCGCGAAGGTCCTCGCCATCGAAGGCAACGAGTTCGCCGAGCGTATCCGCTTCAAGGAGAATGGCGGCGAAGAAATGTCCTTACGTATCGACGGTATTTTTATCGAGGGCGGCGTGCCTAACTCTGTTCTTGCGAACGACCTGGGACTCGACCTGGATAAGAAGGGTAATATTGCCGTGGACAGGCCCGACATGACGACGAAGGTGGAGGGCGTGTTTGCGGCCGGCGACGTGACCGGTGGCCTGCACCAGATATCGAAGGCCGTCGGGGAAGGGGCCTGTGCTGCCGTGAGCGCTGCGATATTCATCAAGAGAAAATTCAAGGGGAAGCCTCGCTAG
- a CDS encoding L-lactate permease — protein sequence MDQLTQALYFILAIIPILVIFAGLVFFKKSGTFMGIVGWIVCVIIALAFFWGTPSLGSLDVAFKASIFGVISSFSISLMVLFTILQVTMMDVTGAIKSITEFIKTIAAEKYEQIMILNVGLGSFLVSIGATPVTMLPPIMMALGFSPLASIALPCLGYDPLTSFSLLAVPITAPVQAFVPAADYNHYLNILANNVSLFLPIVSTGLSIGMLWIADGMEGVKKGIVPALVAGLTLGLTCILFVRFFPDLVTITGVVAGLMAMASLFLLRVVQGKPIFNKKTAPQGAVAADGGMTKNLPLWRAVLPWGLLVVFCVIISWPPMPTILLNIMGSANKIPIIADQVVNLKLLNQAYVWVLVSTILTAPFLIKSKDQGVQIVKLWLKRAWSPTIAAAAFFAIAYIMAWSAKSVIGGKLVFDAGMDAYNMNMVIGSTLAVYLGASLFPLVAPILGLFGAFVSGSETSSNVMFYGILNKSSNMLNLDFWQIFSGHAVSGGIASGIAPAKIVNASSVIDVKGLDGEVIKKSAVVSIILTVLVGIILFCWVTFFS from the coding sequence ATGGACCAATTAACGCAGGCATTATACTTTATATTAGCCATTATACCGATACTTGTCATATTCGCGGGCCTGGTCTTCTTTAAGAAGTCCGGGACCTTTATGGGAATCGTCGGGTGGATCGTATGTGTGATCATCGCGCTGGCCTTCTTCTGGGGGACCCCGAGCCTCGGATCGCTCGACGTTGCTTTCAAGGCCTCGATTTTCGGCGTCATATCGTCGTTCAGCATATCCCTGATGGTGCTGTTCACGATCCTGCAGGTCACGATGATGGACGTCACGGGCGCGATCAAGAGCATTACCGAGTTCATCAAGACGATCGCCGCGGAAAAGTACGAGCAGATCATGATCCTGAACGTGGGCCTCGGCTCGTTCTTAGTCTCGATCGGCGCTACGCCGGTCACGATGCTCCCGCCCATCATGATGGCCCTGGGATTCTCCCCGCTGGCTTCTATTGCATTGCCCTGTCTGGGTTACGATCCGCTCACGTCATTCTCGCTCCTTGCAGTGCCCATCACGGCCCCGGTCCAGGCCTTCGTTCCGGCGGCAGACTATAACCATTACCTCAATATACTGGCCAATAACGTGTCCCTGTTCCTGCCCATCGTCTCCACCGGCCTCTCCATAGGCATGCTGTGGATCGCCGACGGCATGGAAGGCGTTAAGAAGGGCATCGTGCCCGCGCTGGTCGCCGGCCTCACGCTGGGCCTGACCTGCATCCTATTCGTACGGTTCTTCCCGGACCTGGTCACCATAACGGGCGTCGTCGCCGGCTTGATGGCGATGGCCTCGCTGTTCCTGCTGAGAGTCGTCCAGGGCAAGCCCATCTTCAATAAGAAGACGGCGCCCCAGGGCGCTGTGGCGGCTGACGGCGGAATGACAAAAAATCTCCCCCTCTGGAGAGCAGTGCTCCCCTGGGGATTATTAGTCGTATTCTGCGTTATTATCAGCTGGCCCCCAATGCCCACGATCTTGCTGAACATCATGGGATCGGCTAACAAGATACCCATCATTGCGGACCAGGTGGTCAACCTTAAGCTGCTCAACCAGGCCTACGTCTGGGTCCTGGTCAGCACCATACTGACGGCGCCGTTCCTCATCAAGTCGAAGGATCAGGGCGTTCAGATCGTCAAGCTCTGGCTGAAGAGGGCCTGGAGCCCGACGATCGCCGCAGCCGCCTTCTTCGCCATCGCGTATATAATGGCCTGGTCGGCAAAGTCCGTCATCGGCGGCAAGCTGGTCTTCGACGCCGGCATGGACGCTTACAACATGAACATGGTCATCGGCTCGACGCTGGCCGTCTACTTAGGAGCCTCGCTGTTCCCGCTTGTGGCCCCCATCCTGGGCTTGTTCGGGGCGTTCGTCAGCGGCAGTGAGACCTCGTCGAACGTCATGTTCTATGGCATACTCAATAAATCGTCGAACATGCTTAACCTCGATTTCTGGCAGATCTTCTCGGGCCACGCGGTCTCCGGCGGTATCGCCTCGGGCATCGCCCCGGCCAAGATCGTCAACGCCTCCTCGGTCATCGACGTGAAAGGGCTGGACGGCGAAGTCATAAAGAAGTCAGCCGTGGTTAGCATAATCTTGACGGTGCTGGTGGGTATAATCCTGTTCTGCTGGGTAACGTTCTTCAGCTAA
- a CDS encoding UbiD family decarboxylase, giving the protein MGLREFLDWLKKDGTLQEINKPISPIFEAPRYAYQDRRPVLFQDCNGMRAAMNVMNSRETLARALGVTPDNIINKLTSVRYDGQVKHVDNSPMMEVRAKANLSRLPIMKHFKKDGGAYITAGIVVSKYKDMYNASIHRLMVVNDNTLAARLVPPRHTYVMQKEAAARNEPLPVGIVIGVDPVTVFAASTRVPPGKEWEYAGALKGEPTELVRLDNGVEVPHGEIVLEGFIDPVEKIKEGPFVDITGSYDHIRPEPVIHLNNMMMRKDPIYHGILPGGNEHKLLMGVPYEPLIYNAVGNVTKVKNVVLTEGGCCYLHAIVQIEKQTEGDGKNAIMAAFAAHTSLKHVVVVDSDINIFDPMDVEYAIATRTKADRDVMIISNVRGSSLDPVSEDNITSKMGIDATKPLKAPDKYERAKM; this is encoded by the coding sequence ATGGGTCTTCGAGAATTTTTAGACTGGCTGAAAAAAGACGGGACCCTGCAGGAGATCAACAAGCCGATATCGCCTATTTTCGAGGCGCCGAGGTACGCATACCAGGACCGGCGCCCGGTCCTGTTCCAGGACTGCAACGGCATGCGGGCTGCAATGAACGTCATGAACTCCCGAGAGACCCTGGCGAGGGCCCTGGGGGTAACTCCCGATAACATCATCAACAAGCTCACGTCCGTCAGGTATGACGGCCAGGTGAAGCACGTCGATAATTCTCCCATGATGGAGGTCAGGGCAAAAGCCAATCTATCCCGCCTCCCCATAATGAAGCACTTCAAGAAGGACGGCGGCGCGTATATCACGGCCGGCATCGTCGTCTCGAAGTATAAGGACATGTATAATGCCTCCATTCACCGGCTCATGGTCGTCAACGACAACACGCTGGCCGCCAGGCTCGTGCCGCCCAGGCATACTTATGTCATGCAGAAGGAGGCCGCGGCCAGGAACGAGCCCCTGCCGGTCGGCATTGTCATCGGCGTCGACCCCGTTACGGTCTTTGCGGCGTCCACCCGCGTGCCCCCGGGCAAGGAATGGGAATATGCAGGCGCGCTCAAAGGCGAGCCTACCGAGCTGGTCCGGCTCGACAACGGCGTCGAAGTGCCTCATGGTGAGATTGTACTCGAAGGCTTTATCGACCCCGTTGAGAAGATAAAGGAGGGCCCCTTTGTCGACATCACAGGGTCCTATGACCACATCAGGCCCGAGCCTGTCATTCATTTAAACAACATGATGATGCGCAAAGACCCCATCTACCATGGAATATTGCCCGGCGGCAACGAGCACAAGCTCCTCATGGGCGTGCCCTACGAGCCTTTGATATATAATGCGGTCGGCAACGTGACCAAGGTCAAGAACGTCGTATTGACGGAAGGCGGATGCTGCTATTTACACGCCATCGTCCAGATCGAGAAGCAGACCGAGGGCGACGGCAAGAACGCCATCATGGCCGCCTTCGCCGCCCACACGAGCCTCAAGCACGTGGTCGTGGTCGACTCGGACATTAATATTTTCGACCCTATGGACGTCGAGTATGCCATAGCGACCCGCACAAAGGCCGACAGGGACGTCATGATCATCTCCAACGTCCGGGGAAGCTCGCTGGACCCCGTCTCTGAGGATAATATAACAAGCAAGATGGGCATCGACGCCACCAAGCCCCTCAAGGCCCCGGATAAGTATGAAAGGGCAAAGATGTAA
- a CDS encoding HesA/MoeB/ThiF family protein translates to MSQRELNDYDLKRYDRQMMIRGFGEAGQKKLKNTTVFVAGCGGLGSPVAYYLAAAGFGHIILADMDVVDLSNLNRQILHWDKNIGELKVKSAYEKLSQLNPELDLVPLNIEINDDNVYELTQGCDILMDAMDNFPTRYALNRASLKHNIPYIYASIWGMEGRLATLVPGKTPCLECIFPKAPPKEKFPVLGATPGVLGTLQVTEAVKVILGLGEPLLNRLLVYDGEYMQFHEICIEKNPKCPACS, encoded by the coding sequence ATGTCGCAGCGGGAACTTAACGATTATGACCTAAAAAGATACGACCGCCAGATGATGATTCGCGGTTTTGGCGAGGCGGGGCAAAAGAAGCTGAAGAATACGACCGTCTTCGTCGCCGGCTGTGGGGGTTTAGGCAGCCCGGTAGCCTATTACCTGGCTGCGGCGGGCTTCGGGCATATCATATTGGCCGACATGGACGTCGTCGACCTGAGCAACCTGAACCGCCAGATCCTGCACTGGGATAAGAACATCGGCGAGCTAAAGGTAAAGAGCGCCTACGAAAAGCTCTCCCAGCTCAATCCCGAGCTCGACCTTGTCCCGCTCAACATCGAGATCAACGACGATAACGTCTACGAGCTGACGCAAGGCTGCGACATCCTCATGGACGCCATGGATAATTTCCCAACCCGATATGCGCTGAATAGGGCGTCACTGAAGCATAACATCCCGTACATTTACGCGTCAATCTGGGGCATGGAAGGCCGGCTCGCGACGCTCGTTCCCGGCAAGACGCCCTGCCTGGAGTGCATCTTCCCGAAGGCGCCTCCGAAGGAGAAGTTCCCGGTGCTCGGCGCAACACCTGGCGTGCTGGGCACGCTGCAGGTCACCGAGGCCGTAAAAGTTATTTTAGGCCTCGGGGAGCCACTGCTGAACCGATTATTAGTCTACGACGGCGAGTACATGCAGTTCCACGAGATATGCATCGAGAAAAACCCCAAATGTCCAGCATGCAGCTGA
- a CDS encoding UbiX family flavin prenyltransferase encodes MRIIIGMTGASGVQYGIRLLEALEGNEETHLVLSQEARELVELETDLNVNAFLEKATFHYEDDDFLAPIASGSYRWDAMVIVPCTMKTLAGIANGYADTLIGRAADVTLKESRRLILVPREMPLNLIHLENMVKLKQAGAVIMPACPGFYNNPKTIDDLVDNVVGRILDQLGIDNEVYRRWGEKEKKQGVLPSTSHKIR; translated from the coding sequence ATGAGGATCATCATCGGAATGACCGGCGCCAGCGGAGTGCAGTACGGCATCCGGCTGCTCGAGGCGCTGGAAGGCAACGAGGAGACCCACCTGGTGCTCTCGCAGGAGGCCCGGGAGCTGGTCGAGCTCGAGACGGACTTGAACGTGAACGCGTTCCTGGAGAAGGCGACTTTTCATTATGAGGACGACGATTTTCTGGCCCCCATCGCCAGCGGCTCATATCGCTGGGATGCCATGGTCATCGTGCCCTGCACCATGAAGACGCTGGCTGGCATCGCCAATGGCTACGCGGACACGCTCATCGGGCGGGCGGCGGATGTCACGCTCAAGGAAAGCCGCAGGCTTATCCTGGTGCCCAGAGAAATGCCGCTAAACCTGATCCACCTGGAGAATATGGTGAAGCTGAAGCAGGCCGGCGCGGTCATCATGCCCGCCTGCCCCGGGTTCTATAACAATCCGAAGACCATCGACGATCTCGTCGATAACGTCGTCGGCCGGATACTGGACCAGCTGGGCATCGATAATGAGGTGTACCGGCGGTGGGGAGAGAAGGAGAAAAAGCAGGGCGTGCTGCCTTCTACATCGCATAAGATCCGATAG